The following are encoded together in the Osmia lignaria lignaria isolate PbOS001 chromosome 13, iyOsmLign1, whole genome shotgun sequence genome:
- the fd102C gene encoding forkhead domain 102C: MCSNESPPPAKEPLAVGLGNPMAGFLPGLEHYRLQLYHYAMAERLRLAQQLHPQHPGVGHPPSSAPTHLGMGPGFPAPLPLYPAAAAAAGYPSRLALSMALLHPHHQRIPEEPKPQHSYIGLIAMAILSSPEKKLVLSDIYQHILEHYPYFRTRGPGWRNSIRHNLSLNDCFVKSGRSANGKGHYWAIHPANLEDFRRGDFRRRKAQRKVRRHMGLAVDEEPDSPSPPPLPATPPPPATLGSPVASQPIPGIWSPHHHHPHHQQPHQQQQQQQQHTFQSQTLRQSSSFQPSRKRQFDVASLLAPDDQHQIESDLRSAKLRRFSCSEDELHDLQEADQDEEDVDVDVVAETNALPSPNTPSASPDSKVVSPGGHWTNQAIQNANSQQISGLHLQNHLQVRSYYVPASSNTGPSV; the protein is encoded by the coding sequence ATGTGCAGTAACGAGAGTCCACCGCCAGCGAAGGAACCGTTGGCCGTCGGGTTAGGTAATCCAATGGCCGGTTTCTTGCCTGGACTCGAACACTACCGTCTTCAATTGTACCATTACGCGATGGCGGAGAGGCTGAGGTTAGCACAACAATTGCATCCTCAGCATCCAGGAGTCGGTCACCCGCCTTCGAGCGCTCCGACCCATTTGGGCATGGGTCCTGGCTTCCCAGCACCCTTGCCACTTTATCCAGCAGCGGCTGCTGCGGCCGGTTACCCCAGCAGATTGGCTTTATCCATGGCTCTGTTGCATCCGCATCATCAACGGATACCCGAGGAGCCGAAACCGCAACACAGTTACATAGGTCTGATCGCCATGGCTATCCTGTCTTCCCCGGAAAAGAAGCTAGTCCTGTCGGACATATATCAGCACATCCTCGAACATTATCCTTACTTTCGTACCCGTGGTCCCGGCTGGAGAAACTCCATCAGGCACAATTTATCGCTGAACGATTGTTTCGTCAAGTCCGGCAGAAGCGCGAACGGCAAGGGTCACTATTGGGCGATTCACCCAGCCAATCTTGAAGACTTTCGCCGTGGTGACTTCAGAAGGCGCAAAGCTCAAAGAAAAGTGCGTAGACACATGGGTTTGGCGGTGGACGAGGAGCCGGACAGTCCAAGTCCACCACCCTTGCCAGCCACACCGCCTCCGCCTGCGACCCTTGGGTCACCGGTCGCCTCGCAACCGATACCAGGAATCTGGTCacctcatcatcatcatcccCATCATCAACAACCGcaccagcagcagcaacaacagcaacagcataCGTTTCAGAGCCAAACGTTGCGGCAGTCTTCCTCGTTCCAACCGTCGAGAAAGAGGCAGTTCGACGTGGCGTCTCTTTTAGCGCCGGATGATCAACACCAAATCGAATCCGACCTAAGGTCGGCTAAATTGAGAAGGTTCAGCTGTAGCGAGGACGAGTTGCACGATCTCCAGGAAGCGGACCAGGACGAGGAAGACGTGGACGTGGACGTGGTGGCCGAAACGAACGCCCTGCCGTCGCCCAATACACCTTCAGCTAGTCCCGACTCGAAGGTCGTGTCTCCCGGCGGACATTGGACCAATCAGGCCATACAAAACGCTAATAGTCAGCAGATATCCGGACTGCATCTTCAGAATCATCTGCAAGTGAGAAGTTACTACGTACCGGCCAGCTCGAACACAGGTCCCAGCGTCTAA
- the LOC117602069 gene encoding mitochondrial import inner membrane translocase subunit Tim17-A yields MEYNREPCPWRIMDDCGGAFTMGTICGTLFQSVIGFRNAPSGIQRRLFGGLTAVKNRVPLLAGNFAVWGGLFSAIECSLIRYRSKEDPWNSILSGALTGGVLAARTGIPSMIGSATVGGVFLALIEGFGIMTTRLHADSFAQHNQMYEMENLPEFHGLPPKARIGFSGAPLNTEVPTQMNGNGMEVDRISKGR; encoded by the exons ATGGAATATAATCGTGAACCATGTCCTTGGAGGATAATGGATGACTGTGGAGGTGCTTTCACCATGGGTACCATTTGTGGAACACTTTTTCAA AGTGTCATCGGCTTCCGGAATGCCCCGTCTGGAATCCAAAGGAGGTTGTTCGGTGGACTAACGGCGGTAAAGAATCGAGTCCCTCTGTTGGCCGGAAATTTCGCTGTTTGGGGTGGTTTGTTTTCCGCGATCGAGTGCAGTTTGATACGTTATCGGTCCAAAGAAGACCCGTGGAACTCGATATTAAGCGGCGCTTTAACGGGAGGAGTTCTGGCCGCTAGAACAGGGATTCCCTCGATGATAGGAAGTGCCACTGTCGGCGGAGTGTTTTTAGCTCTGATCGAAGGATTCGGCATAATGACAACTCGACTTCACGCAGATTCCTTTGCCCAACACAATCAAATGTACGAAATGGAGAATCTACCAGAATTCCATGGACTTCCGCCTAAAGCCAGAATTGGCTTCAGCGGTGCACCTCTAAACACGGAAGTGCCCACACAAATGAACGGTAATGGTATGGAGGTTGATAGAATTAGCAAAGGTAGATga